A window of bacterium genomic DNA:
TGTTGTAGTGGGAAGTTCGGGTTTGAGCGATCAGGACTACGAAGAGATTCATCAGGCAGCTCTGCAAAATCGTGTTGGAGTGATTGCTTGCGGAAACTTTGCAATTTCCGCGATTTTGCTTCAAAGATTTGCCTGCGAAGCTGCCAAATTTCTTTCGCACTGGGAAGTGATCGATTATGCGTCTGCGCTGAAACCGGATGCGCCCAGCGGTATGGCTCGACAGCTGGGTTTCCGCCTTTCTCAGATTCGAAAACCGGAGATCCCGTTTCCGATTCAGAAAACTGTAGGACTGGTGGAGAGTCGGGGCGCCACGCTAAATGAAATGCAAGTTCACTCCATCCGTTTGCCGGGTTACGTCATTGGAATGGAAGTGATCTTTGGAGAAAAGGATGAGCGGTTGAGCATCCGGTACGACGCAGGTGCAAGCGCCGCTCCCTATTTGTCCGGAATTTTGATCGCGATCCGCAACGTTTCCGGCTGCCTTGGATTGGTCCGTGGCATCGATCAGTTCCTTCCTTCCAATAAATGATCATTTCTCATCAATTCATTGAAAACAATTAATTAGACAAATGATCGGTTGAACTTTAATCTATCTCCAAATAAGGAGGGCCGATGCGAGTTCAACGCTTAGAGCCGGATGTTCACCTGGCAATTGGAGATGCCTACGATTCGAATTCTACAATCCTGGTTTCCGGGAGTGAAGCTATTTTGATTGAAGCGATGGCAAGCAAAAAGGATGCGGAAGATTTAAAGAAATATGTAGAAACAGATCTGAAAGATCGAGTGCGATATATCATTTGCACCCATTATTTCAGTGATCATCTGGCCGGGTTGAAATTCTTTCCTGAAAGTCAAATCATCACACATAAAAATTACAGGCATACGTTCGACCAGGAACGTTATCGATCGGAGGAGGAAAAATCCTTTTTTGCGGAGCCGACGATCTTAATCTCTGATGAGTT
This region includes:
- the dapB gene encoding 4-hydroxy-tetrahydrodipicolinate reductase; amino-acid sequence: MSLTVCVGGATGWTGLPLCKEILQAQDMNLVGAVSRSRADENLGKILDQPNVDLKIQESVVEALTTAPDVYVDFTGAEAVKTHVLEAVNKKIHVVVGSSGLSDQDYEEIHQAALQNRVGVIACGNFAISAILLQRFACEAAKFLSHWEVIDYASALKPDAPSGMARQLGFRLSQIRKPEIPFPIQKTVGLVESRGATLNEMQVHSIRLPGYVIGMEVIFGEKDERLSIRYDAGASAAPYLSGILIAIRNVSGCLGLVRGIDQFLPSNK